Proteins co-encoded in one Alphaproteobacteria bacterium PA2 genomic window:
- a CDS encoding 2-phosphosulfolactate phosphatase, with protein MARIVCEWGLAGIEAWASQASAFVIVDVLSFSTAVSIAVDRGASIIPFPFDDSEAAAEEADRRGAQLATPKRAMGGQFSLSPASLRSLEPGSLLVLPSPNGSRLSLATGCVPTATACLRNFEIVAAWAKIVAGDGVIAVIAAGERWPDNSLRPAIEDWLGAGSVISALAGEENSEATSARRLFEISRNDLPRLISQCVSGRELFDRGFGQDVEIALEIGAGNSAAILENGAYGAWSQCDGRV; from the coding sequence ATGGCCAGGATCGTTTGTGAGTGGGGTTTGGCAGGGATCGAAGCCTGGGCTTCGCAGGCCAGCGCCTTTGTCATTGTTGATGTTCTGTCCTTCTCCACGGCCGTAAGCATCGCCGTGGACCGAGGGGCCTCAATCATCCCGTTTCCTTTCGATGACTCAGAGGCAGCAGCTGAGGAGGCAGACCGGCGCGGCGCCCAGCTGGCGACGCCCAAGAGGGCCATGGGCGGCCAGTTCAGCCTCTCGCCCGCCAGTCTGCGAAGTTTGGAGCCCGGCAGTCTGCTCGTTCTACCCTCGCCGAATGGATCCCGCCTTTCCCTTGCGACTGGCTGCGTTCCAACTGCGACCGCCTGCCTGAGAAATTTCGAGATTGTCGCGGCTTGGGCCAAGATCGTCGCTGGTGATGGAGTGATAGCGGTCATTGCGGCCGGCGAACGCTGGCCAGACAATAGTCTTCGCCCCGCCATTGAGGATTGGCTCGGGGCTGGTTCCGTCATCTCCGCCCTGGCAGGCGAAGAAAACTCCGAGGCCACAAGCGCAAGGCGACTTTTTGAAATTTCACGCAATGACCTGCCCAGACTGATCTCTCAATGTGTTTCCGGGAGAGAGCTCTTCGACCGGGGCTTTGGACAGGATGTCGAGATTGCGCTGGAGATCGGAGCTGGCAATAGCGCCGCCATCCTCGAGAATGGAGCCTATGGTGCCTGGTCCCAATGCGACGGTCGTGTGTGA